In Fusobacterium sp. DD2, one genomic interval encodes:
- a CDS encoding M20/M25/M40 family metallo-hydrolase, whose product MKKELIKLAEEYSNLFGAPGYEDEVIESIKKHLDFISLERDSINNLYAGLKERDNNKPTIGLDCHTDEVGFIVENINRNGSLSFLQLGGWHVGNIPASSVILQNEKGEKYVGTVNSKPPHFMTEEERNRLPKLSELTIDLGTSSYDETVKLYGVEVGNPIVPDVKFFYDEKIDVMRGKAFDNRLGCVAVTTVLNKLKGKKKNCNVVGMFASQEEVGLRGAQVAAYKVKPDFVMVFEGSPADDSFRDEFSAHGALKKGVQLRAIDGAMISNPRVLRYAKKIADKKGIKYQVIAREKGSTNGGKYHLSETGIPVLVLGIPTRYAHTHYSYAAVEDLQSAIDLAMAIIEELDSDTIKSF is encoded by the coding sequence ATGAAAAAGGAACTGATAAAATTAGCAGAAGAGTATAGTAATCTTTTTGGGGCACCTGGTTATGAGGATGAAGTTATTGAAAGTATTAAAAAGCATCTTGATTTTATAAGTCTTGAAAGAGATTCTATTAATAACCTATATGCAGGACTTAAAGAAAGAGATAATAACAAACCGACTATAGGTTTAGATTGCCATACTGATGAGGTTGGATTTATAGTAGAAAATATAAATAGAAATGGAAGTTTATCATTTTTACAACTTGGTGGTTGGCATGTTGGAAATATACCTGCAAGTAGTGTAATTCTTCAAAATGAAAAGGGAGAAAAGTATGTTGGAACTGTTAACTCTAAGCCGCCTCATTTTATGACTGAAGAGGAAAGAAATAGACTTCCTAAATTATCAGAATTAACAATAGATTTAGGAACAAGCAGTTATGATGAAACAGTTAAATTATATGGTGTTGAAGTTGGTAACCCAATAGTTCCAGATGTTAAATTTTTCTATGATGAAAAGATTGATGTTATGAGAGGTAAAGCTTTTGACAACAGACTTGGATGCGTTGCAGTTACAACAGTTTTAAATAAACTAAAAGGAAAAAAGAAAAATTGTAATGTAGTTGGAATGTTTGCATCTCAGGAAGAAGTTGGATTAAGAGGGGCACAAGTTGCAGCTTATAAGGTAAAACCTGACTTTGTAATGGTTTTTGAAGGTTCTCCAGCAGATGATAGTTTTAGAGACGAATTTTCAGCTCATGGAGCACTAAAAAAAGGAGTTCAGCTTCGTGCTATTGATGGTGCTATGATTTCAAATCCAAGAGTTTTAAGATATGCTAAAAAGATTGCAGACAAAAAAGGGATAAAATATCAGGTCATTGCAAGGGAAAAAGGATCAACAAATGGAGGAAAATATCATCTATCTGAAACAGGTATACCTGTACTTGTACTTGGAATACCTACAAGATATGCCCATACGCACTATTCATATGCTGCTGTAGAAGATTTACAGTCAGCTATAGACCTTGCTATGGCAATAATTGAAGAATTAGATAGTGACACTATTAAAAGCTTCTAA
- a CDS encoding ABC transporter substrate-binding protein, which translates to MKKKIFLLMLFTMMVFVGCGEKKENENEKNNTLVFSQISEGKTLDPQDTTEQYSQRLITVLYDRLVEIDEMTGKIVPGLAKSWEYEDPNTLIMHLNDNVYFHNGDKFSAEDVKYTLERAKTLPKVAHLYALIDKVEVIDPVTVKIHTSEPFAPLLAHLSHKTASIIDKKYFEEKGIDGFQNPVGTGPYKFKDWKVGDRITIEANDKYFKGAPAIKYVVVRAIPEENSSVIGLETGEINMTADLNAESRRLVMNDKNLIYKEMPGISVSYIGFNTSKGIFKDKDVRRAVAMGIDRDAIIQSIFLGSVKKANSFIAPGTFGYNPDSKVVDYNPEEAKRIIKEKGLEGTTIVMGTSNSPVRMQMSEVIQAQLKDIGLDVKIQGLEWGAFLAATGRGDLDMFSLGWGPSTYDGDYGYFPNFHSSQLGSAGNRAQYVNPKMDKLLDAAKREIDPEKRKELYKEVSDIIYEDVPVIPVYYTNNTVAATNDVEGVEPTSYILFQNLKFKGTK; encoded by the coding sequence ATGAAAAAGAAAATATTTTTACTGATGTTATTCACAATGATGGTTTTTGTTGGATGTGGTGAGAAAAAAGAGAATGAAAATGAAAAAAATAATACTCTTGTTTTTTCTCAAATATCAGAAGGTAAAACTTTAGATCCACAAGACACAACAGAACAATATTCACAAAGACTTATCACAGTCCTTTATGACAGATTAGTTGAAATTGATGAAATGACAGGAAAGATTGTTCCTGGATTGGCTAAAAGTTGGGAATATGAGGACCCAAACACTTTAATTATGCATCTTAATGATAATGTATATTTCCATAATGGAGATAAATTTAGTGCTGAAGATGTTAAATACACTTTAGAAAGAGCTAAGACTCTTCCAAAAGTTGCACACCTTTATGCATTAATTGATAAAGTGGAAGTTATAGATCCTGTAACTGTAAAAATTCATACTAGTGAGCCATTTGCACCATTACTTGCTCACCTAAGCCATAAGACTGCTTCAATAATTGATAAGAAATATTTTGAAGAAAAGGGAATTGATGGTTTCCAAAATCCAGTTGGAACAGGACCTTACAAATTTAAGGATTGGAAAGTTGGAGATAGAATTACTATTGAAGCTAATGATAAGTATTTCAAAGGTGCACCTGCTATAAAATATGTAGTAGTTAGAGCAATTCCAGAAGAAAATAGTAGTGTAATAGGACTTGAAACTGGGGAAATAAATATGACAGCAGACTTAAATGCTGAGTCAAGAAGACTTGTTATGAATGACAAAAATCTTATATATAAAGAGATGCCAGGAATAAGTGTTTCATATATTGGATTTAACACATCAAAAGGAATATTTAAAGATAAAGATGTAAGAAGAGCTGTAGCTATGGGAATTGATAGAGATGCTATAATTCAAAGTATATTCCTTGGATCAGTTAAGAAAGCAAATAGCTTTATAGCTCCAGGTACATTTGGTTATAATCCTGATTCAAAAGTTGTTGATTACAATCCTGAAGAAGCAAAGAGAATAATAAAAGAAAAAGGATTAGAAGGAACAACTATAGTTATGGGAACAAGTAATAGCCCTGTTAGAATGCAAATGTCTGAAGTAATTCAAGCTCAACTTAAAGATATAGGTTTAGACGTTAAAATTCAAGGACTTGAATGGGGAGCTTTCCTTGCAGCAACTGGTAGAGGAGATTTGGATATGTTCTCATTAGGATGGGGACCTTCAACATATGATGGAGATTATGGATATTTCCCTAACTTCCACAGTTCTCAACTAGGTTCAGCTGGAAATAGAGCACAATATGTAAATCCAAAAATGGATAAATTACTTGACGCAGCAAAAAGAGAGATTGATCCTGAAAAAAGAAAAGAACTTTATAAAGAAGTTAGTGATATAATATATGAAGATGTACCAGTAATACCTGTATATTATACAAATAACACAGTAGCAGCAACAAATGATGTGGAAGGAGTAGAACCTACAAGTTATATTCTTTTCCAAAACTTAAAGTTTAAAGGTACAAAATAA
- a CDS encoding ABC transporter permease/substrate-binding protein produces the protein MDFLNYLILEHKQIISLLLQHINLTFLSVLSAVVIGVPIGILISHFKKANKTVLGIANTIQAIPSMALLGFLIPFLGIGVVPSVFMVVLYSLLPIIKNTFTSIEGINPQMIEAAEGIGLTKLQILFKIQIPMALPIIMAGIRISAVTAVGLMTIAAFVGAGGLGFLVFSGIRTANTNQILAGAIPACILALFIDWTAAIIEKIVVPKGISSNINSGNRTTLLQKVILIACLALFTFGIGDTIYTKYIAKPTKTITVASKDYTEQILLGNMLAELIESYTDIDVQRKFALGGTKVIFGALQSGEVDMYMEYTGTIFADMLKHDPIKENVNSKDVYEISKREIEQDYNMYVGKELAFNNTYRLAVRKDLANKYNLKNISDLIPISSEIIISPTFEFTNKRDGLPGVMDRYQGLKFKDVISIDGALRYQALDNHESDVIDAFATDGLLASFDLVVLEDDKDFFLPYHAVPLVRRDVLNKYPELKHITDSLENVLTDDVMRELNNEVDTKKREPQEVAHEFLLKNGLLKK, from the coding sequence ATGGATTTTTTAAATTACTTAATTTTAGAACACAAACAAATAATATCACTCCTATTACAACATATTAATCTGACATTTTTGTCGGTTCTGTCCGCTGTTGTAATAGGGGTCCCAATTGGAATACTTATCAGTCATTTCAAAAAAGCAAATAAAACAGTTTTAGGAATTGCAAATACAATTCAAGCTATACCCAGTATGGCTTTACTAGGATTTTTAATTCCATTTCTTGGAATCGGTGTAGTACCATCTGTTTTTATGGTGGTTCTTTATTCTCTTCTACCTATTATAAAAAATACTTTTACAAGTATTGAAGGAATTAATCCCCAAATGATAGAAGCAGCAGAAGGAATTGGTCTTACAAAACTGCAAATACTTTTTAAAATACAAATTCCAATGGCTCTTCCAATAATCATGGCAGGGATACGTATTTCTGCAGTTACAGCTGTCGGACTTATGACAATTGCTGCCTTCGTTGGTGCTGGTGGTCTAGGTTTCCTTGTGTTTTCAGGTATCAGAACAGCAAATACAAATCAGATATTAGCAGGAGCAATACCTGCATGTATTTTAGCTCTTTTCATAGATTGGACTGCTGCAATTATAGAAAAAATAGTTGTTCCAAAGGGAATATCTTCAAATATAAATAGTGGAAACAGAACAACACTTTTACAAAAAGTAATTTTAATTGCATGTCTTGCACTATTTACATTTGGTATTGGTGATACTATATATACTAAATATATAGCAAAACCTACTAAAACAATAACTGTTGCAAGTAAGGACTATACAGAACAAATACTTTTAGGTAATATGCTTGCAGAATTAATAGAGAGCTATACAGATATAGATGTACAAAGAAAATTTGCTCTAGGTGGTACAAAAGTTATTTTTGGTGCTCTGCAAAGTGGTGAAGTTGATATGTATATGGAATACACAGGAACAATCTTTGCTGATATGTTAAAGCATGACCCTATTAAAGAAAATGTCAACTCAAAAGATGTTTATGAAATATCTAAAAGAGAGATAGAACAGGATTATAATATGTATGTTGGTAAGGAGCTTGCTTTTAATAACACTTATAGACTTGCAGTGAGAAAAGATTTAGCTAATAAATATAATCTAAAAAATATAAGTGACCTGATTCCTATTTCATCTGAAATAATAATCTCTCCAACATTTGAATTTACAAACAAAAGAGATGGACTTCCAGGTGTAATGGATAGATATCAAGGACTTAAATTTAAAGATGTTATATCAATTGATGGAGCACTTCGTTATCAAGCTCTAGATAATCACGAAAGTGATGTAATTGATGCATTTGCTACAGATGGATTACTTGCATCATTTGATTTAGTGGTACTTGAAGATGATAAGGATTTCTTCCTGCCATACCATGCAGTACCTCTAGTGAGAAGGGATGTCTTAAATAAATATCCAGAACTTAAACATATAACAGATTCACTTGAAAATGTACTTACAGATGATGTTATGAGAGAATTAAATAATGAAGTGGACACTAAAAAAAGAGAACCTCAAGAAGTTGCTCACGAATTTCTTTTAAAAAATGGTTTGTTAAAGAAATAA
- a CDS encoding ABC transporter ATP-binding protein, producing the protein MIEFRGINKIFKNNIVLHDVNLKIDDKSITVFVGPSGCGKTTTLKMINRLIKPTSGQVLINGEDISKKNVIDLRRGIGYVIQQTGLFPHMTIKENIELVAKLQKMPEGARDKRVRELMDMVGLPFDNYANRYPKQLSGGQQQRVGIARAFMTNPDIILMDEPFSALDPITRSQLQDELINIQTQENKTIIFVSHDMDEAIKIADKICIMEKGKVIQHDDPETILKNPANDFVSSFVGENRIWSSPEYIKVQDIMEHDPITCSMDMSLFKCIRKMKHERVDSLLVVDRRNKFQGKITIKSIQKEPDHYKTVKEVMTIPKFITSPDKSILDVLREVNEHHVSNLPVVDENGILRGIITKSSLVTTLSQQFDFPLVDEDEE; encoded by the coding sequence ATGATTGAATTTAGAGGAATAAATAAAATTTTTAAAAATAATATAGTATTACATGATGTTAACTTGAAAATAGATGATAAATCAATAACAGTATTTGTTGGCCCATCAGGGTGTGGTAAAACAACTACTTTAAAAATGATAAACAGACTTATTAAACCTACTTCTGGTCAAGTGTTAATAAATGGAGAGGATATATCTAAGAAAAATGTTATTGATTTGAGAAGAGGAATTGGATATGTTATCCAACAAACCGGGCTATTTCCACATATGACAATAAAAGAAAATATTGAGCTTGTGGCAAAACTACAAAAAATGCCAGAAGGAGCAAGAGACAAGAGAGTAAGAGAACTTATGGACATGGTTGGCCTTCCATTTGATAACTATGCTAATAGATATCCTAAACAACTCAGTGGAGGTCAGCAGCAAAGAGTTGGAATTGCAAGAGCATTTATGACAAATCCTGATATAATACTTATGGACGAGCCTTTTTCGGCTCTGGATCCAATTACAAGATCACAGCTTCAAGATGAACTTATAAATATTCAAACTCAAGAGAATAAAACTATTATATTCGTCAGTCACGATATGGATGAAGCAATAAAAATAGCTGATAAAATTTGTATAATGGAAAAGGGAAAAGTAATACAGCATGATGATCCTGAAACAATTCTTAAAAACCCAGCAAATGACTTTGTAAGCAGTTTCGTTGGAGAAAATAGAATCTGGTCATCACCTGAATATATTAAAGTTCAGGATATTATGGAACATGATCCAATTACTTGTTCTATGGATATGAGTTTATTCAAATGTATCAGAAAGATGAAACATGAAAGAGTTGATTCTCTTCTTGTTGTTGATAGAAGAAACAAATTCCAAGGTAAGATTACAATAAAATCAATTCAGAAGGAACCAGACCACTATAAAACAGTTAAAGAGGTAATGACTATCCCTAAGTTTATCACTTCTCCTGATAAGTCTATTTTAGATGTATTAAGAGAGGTAAATGAACATCACGTATCAAATCTTCCAGTGGTAGATGAAAATGGAATCTTACGTGGTATAATCACTAAGAGCAGTCTGGTTACAACACTGAGTCAGCAATTTGATTTCCCATTAGTTGATGAGGACGAAGAATAA